Proteins found in one Triticum aestivum cultivar Chinese Spring chromosome 4D, IWGSC CS RefSeq v2.1, whole genome shotgun sequence genomic segment:
- the LOC123097523 gene encoding E3 ubiquitin-protein ligase EL5-like produces the protein MARRWLTSDASAPPPSQHSGWDVNRSAVKVAIVGNVVVVLLFFVAIVWRLFFSGRAQEGAGGGGAVIAPSSGESSPCASPRAKGLRKEDLMSLPVYVHRASAEDGGKVECAVCICELRDGDTGRRLPRCGHRFHAECVDRWFRSHATCPLCRALVADGG, from the coding sequence ATGGCCAGGCGATGGCTCACGTCGGACGCGAGCGCGCCCCCTCCGTCGCAGCATTCTGGGTGGGACGTGAACCGGTCGGCCGTGAAGGTTGCCATCGTCGGCAACGTGGTCGTCGTGCTGCTCTTCTTCGTCGCCATCGTCTGGCGCCTCTTCTTCTCGGGGAGAGCTCAAGAAGGcgccggcggcggtggggcggtCATTGCGCCCTCCTCCGGGGAGAGCTCGCCGTGCGCGTCGCCTCGGGCTAAAGGGCTCAGGAAGGAGGACCTCATGTCGCTGCCGGTGTACGTCCACCGCGCCTCGGCGGAGGACGGCGGCAAGGTGGAGTGCGCGGTGTGCATCTGCGAGCTCAGAGACGGCGACACCGGCCGGCGGCTGCCGAGGTGCGGGCACCGCTTCCACGCCGAGTGTGTCGACAGGTGGTTCCGCTCGCACGCTACGTGTCCACTCTGCCGCGCTCTTGTGGCGGACGGCGGCTGA